One Beggiatoa leptomitoformis DNA segment encodes these proteins:
- a CDS encoding NAD-dependent deacylase, with protein sequence MDALLKEVTQHLKQAQRILFITGAGMSADSGLPTYRGIGGLYDGKLTHDNMPIEVALSGDMLLRKPEITWKYLLEIEKSCRGASFNRGHAVIAEIERAKPETWVLTQNIDGFHRLAGNKQVIEIHGRVYDLHCIKCMHKLIVTDYTELSGFPPSCPKCGGLIRPDVVLFGEMLPESALHRLYQILENGIDLVFSIGTTSVFPYIAQPVLAARSLGIPTVEINPGRTEVSHAVRYKIARGAADTLDEIWRAISP encoded by the coding sequence ATGGATGCACTTTTAAAAGAAGTTACCCAACATCTCAAACAAGCACAACGCATTCTCTTCATTACAGGTGCGGGGATGTCGGCAGATTCTGGTTTACCGACCTATCGCGGGATTGGTGGCTTATACGATGGCAAATTAACCCACGATAACATGCCCATAGAAGTCGCCCTATCTGGTGATATGCTACTGCGTAAACCCGAAATTACATGGAAGTATCTACTAGAAATAGAAAAATCCTGTCGTGGTGCATCATTCAATCGCGGACACGCCGTTATTGCCGAAATAGAACGCGCTAAACCCGAAACATGGGTATTAACCCAAAATATTGATGGTTTTCACCGCCTAGCGGGTAATAAACAAGTTATTGAAATACACGGACGCGTATATGATTTACACTGCATAAAATGTATGCACAAACTTATCGTTACTGACTACACAGAATTAAGCGGGTTTCCACCCAGTTGTCCAAAATGCGGCGGTTTGATTCGTCCTGATGTCGTTCTTTTTGGTGAAATGCTTCCAGAATCCGCACTACACCGACTATACCAAATATTAGAAAATGGCATTGATTTAGTCTTTAGCATTGGCACAACCAGCGTTTTCCCCTACATTGCCCAACCCGTTTTAGCCGCTCGTTCTTTAGGCATTCCCACCGTAGAAATAAATCCCGGACGCACAGAAGTCTCTCATGCAGTCCGCTACAAAATCGCCCGTGGAGCAGCGGATACACTAGATGAAATTTGGCGGGCGATAAGCCCGTAA
- the bamC gene encoding outer membrane protein assembly factor BamC → MSYQFTKVSWLLLCGTLTGCGIFEKIDRSLPDNRDQYKESATIPALEYPPTITDPSITDELLIPNVTPKTTTRSDYDSGKPPVPTGQLNSSAVTHTTAMPAPRDKPPVVDLDKTVKQSNVVVLPELNEIEVKRDGNSQWLAIHATPEQIWTVARQFWLKNNFELELDAPALGVLQTKWIEDSSTSTRNRYRMRLERNADMTELYVSHQGTKRVRVGDDYVWQPLIWLSEPSNKELENEILKRMLVYFGVQDKFATTFTAQQTTSTTPTTKAELQQQADGLNLLVKSDFDTTWRDTGIALDRIGFSVDKRDKTNRVYLIRYADATQVAQDKSLLDTIFGWGSSTQTPTQEYLIFLMSDKDNTRIAVLNKKGSLENSKTAEQILSLLRDQLR, encoded by the coding sequence ATGTCATATCAGTTCACTAAAGTTAGCTGGCTATTACTCTGCGGTACGCTAACAGGATGCGGTATATTTGAAAAAATTGACCGCTCCTTGCCTGACAACCGCGACCAATACAAAGAAAGTGCAACCATTCCAGCGTTAGAATATCCCCCCACCATCACCGACCCCAGTATTACTGATGAGCTGTTGATTCCTAACGTCACCCCCAAAACCACCACCCGTTCTGACTATGACAGCGGCAAACCGCCCGTACCAACAGGACAACTCAACAGCAGTGCAGTAACACACACAACAGCAATGCCCGCACCACGCGACAAACCACCCGTTGTTGACCTAGATAAAACGGTTAAACAATCCAATGTGGTTGTATTGCCTGAACTGAATGAAATTGAAGTAAAACGCGATGGTAACAGCCAATGGCTGGCTATTCATGCCACACCCGAACAAATTTGGACAGTTGCACGACAATTCTGGCTAAAAAATAACTTTGAATTAGAACTAGATGCACCTGCATTAGGCGTGTTACAAACCAAATGGATAGAAGACAGCAGCACCTCCACCCGCAACCGCTACAGAATGCGCTTAGAACGCAATGCTGACATGACCGAACTCTATGTAAGCCATCAAGGCACAAAACGAGTACGCGTTGGTGATGACTATGTTTGGCAACCCTTAATTTGGCTATCCGAACCCTCCAACAAAGAGCTAGAAAATGAAATTCTTAAACGGATGCTCGTTTACTTTGGTGTGCAAGACAAATTCGCAACAACCTTTACAGCACAACAAACCACCTCGACAACGCCAACAACAAAAGCAGAACTGCAACAACAAGCAGACGGTTTAAACTTACTGGTTAAATCCGACTTTGACACCACATGGCGAGACACAGGCATCGCATTAGACCGCATTGGATTTAGTGTAGATAAACGCGACAAAACCAACCGTGTTTACCTCATTCGTTATGCTGATGCAACCCAAGTTGCGCAAGATAAGAGCTTATTAGATACCATCTTTGGTTGGGGCAGCAGCACCCAAACACCCACCCAAGAATACCTAATTTTCCTCATGTCTGACAAAGATAACACCCGTATAGCCGTGTTAAACAAAAAAGGCAGCTTAGAAAACAGCAAAACGGCAGAACAAATTCTGTCCCTATTGCGTGACCAACTGCGCTAA
- the dapA gene encoding 4-hydroxy-tetrahydrodipicolinate synthase, with product MFQGSMVALVTPMHTDGTLDIEALRRLVEFHIENQTDAIVAAGTTGESATLSHAENCEVIRHVVEMAKGRIPVIGGTGSNSTAEAIELTECAKKAGADACLLVTPYYNKPTQEGLYRHYRKIAESVDIPQILYNVPGRTACDMLPETVKRLSVIDNIIGIKEALGDLKRVDELIAFASDQFVIYSGDDNTVMEAILRGMKGTISVTANVAPKLMHDMCMKALNGDRAGADAINQRLQKLHTDLFVEANPIPVKWAVQQMGLIGDGIRLPLTPLSEKYHTVLKQAMQAAGVQ from the coding sequence ATGTTTCAAGGCAGTATGGTGGCACTTGTCACCCCTATGCACACTGATGGCACGCTAGATATTGAAGCCTTACGCCGTTTAGTGGAATTCCACATTGAAAACCAAACTGATGCGATTGTTGCAGCAGGTACAACGGGTGAATCTGCCACTTTATCTCATGCAGAAAATTGTGAAGTAATCCGTCATGTTGTAGAAATGGCTAAAGGACGTATTCCCGTTATTGGGGGAACAGGGTCTAATTCTACGGCAGAAGCGATAGAACTAACGGAATGTGCGAAAAAAGCGGGCGCGGACGCTTGTTTGTTGGTGACACCCTACTACAACAAACCCACACAAGAAGGTTTATATCGTCACTACCGTAAAATTGCCGAGAGTGTCGATATTCCACAAATTCTTTACAATGTCCCCGGACGCACAGCATGTGACATGTTACCCGAGACGGTAAAACGCCTATCTGTGATTGATAACATCATCGGCATTAAAGAAGCCTTAGGCGATTTAAAGCGTGTTGATGAACTGATTGCGTTTGCGAGTGATCAATTTGTTATCTACAGTGGTGATGACAATACCGTCATGGAAGCGATTTTACGCGGCATGAAAGGCACAATTTCCGTAACCGCAAATGTCGCCCCTAAACTGATGCACGACATGTGCATGAAAGCCCTTAATGGCGATAGAGCAGGTGCTGATGCAATCAACCAACGCCTACAAAAATTACACACCGATTTATTTGTTGAAGCCAATCCAATCCCCGTAAAATGGGCAGTCCAACAAATGGGCTTGATTGGTGATGGTATTCGTTTACCCCTCACACCGCTTTCCGAAAAATACCACACCGTGCTAAAACAAGCGATGCAGGCGGCAGGCGTACAATAA
- the rlmE gene encoding 23S rRNA (uridine(2552)-2'-O)-methyltransferase RlmE yields the protein MSRSKSSSTWLQEHHADMYVKRAQVEGYRSRAVYKLAQLDEKDKLFRHGMTVIDLGAAPGGWSQWLKLRFGDQVRVFALDILDMEPLSGVNFIQGDFREQSVLDALLVQLGDHKADLVMSDMSPNITGIKAVDQPSTMLLAELARDLALQVLAKNGHFLAKIFQGEGFDAFVKDLRQHFKQVVIRKPDASRARSPEIYVLAKCYTA from the coding sequence ATGTCTAGAAGCAAAAGTAGTAGTACATGGTTGCAAGAACACCATGCTGATATGTATGTAAAGCGCGCTCAAGTGGAAGGCTATCGTTCCCGTGCGGTTTATAAACTTGCCCAGTTAGATGAAAAAGATAAACTCTTTCGTCATGGGATGACTGTTATCGATTTAGGTGCAGCCCCCGGTGGCTGGTCACAATGGCTTAAATTACGTTTTGGTGATCAAGTTAGGGTTTTTGCCCTCGATATTCTTGATATGGAACCCTTATCTGGCGTTAACTTTATTCAAGGCGATTTTCGAGAACAATCCGTGCTGGATGCCCTACTTGTCCAACTTGGCGATCACAAGGCTGATCTTGTAATGTCTGATATGTCACCCAATATCACAGGCATTAAGGCGGTAGATCAACCCAGTACTATGTTGCTCGCCGAATTAGCGCGGGATTTAGCATTGCAAGTCTTAGCCAAGAACGGACATTTTCTCGCTAAAATATTTCAAGGCGAAGGCTTTGATGCATTTGTGAAAGATTTACGCCAACATTTTAAACAAGTAGTCATTCGTAAACCTGACGCATCACGCGCCCGTTCCCCAGAAATTTACGTACTCGCAAAGTGTTATACTGCTTAA
- the ftsH gene encoding ATP-dependent zinc metalloprotease FtsH, translated as MNDMAKNLLLWVVIALVLMMVFNNFGPRTVSAQAMEYSEFIRKVQQNQVTRVVIEGRTIKGSSADGQSFTTYNPGDDGLINDLLKHQVQIDSRAPEQQSLLMQIFISWFPMLLLFGILIFFMRQMQGGGGRGALSFGKSRARLIEEDQIKVTFADVAGVEEAKEEVSELVDFLRDPGKFQNLGGKIPRGVLMVGSPGTGKTLLARAIAGEAKVPFFTISGSDFVEMFVGVGASRVRDMFEQAKKHAPCIIFIDEIDAVGRHRGAGLGGGHDEREQTLNQLLVEMDGFEGTEGVIVIAATNRPDVLDPALLRPGRFDRQVVVPLPDIRGREQILKVHMRKVPISEDVVPSLIARGTPGFSGADLANLVNEAALFAARANKRLVEMDDFEKAKDKVMMGAERRSMVMSEDEKRLTAYHEAGHAIVGRLVPEHDPVYKVSIIPRGRALGVTFFLPEADRYSASKQRLESQISSLFGGRIAEELVFGSDYVTTGASNDIHRATELSRKMVTKWGLSERMGPLTYGDESGEVFLGHTVTQHKMMSDETAHIIDEEIRSFIDRNYERAKKILTDNTVILHKMAEALIKYETIDAEQIDALMIGQEPNPPKDWDDRGSRNNRQKPGSSDGEAGSNVSLHPKEPDSPIGGPASLH; from the coding sequence ATGAACGACATGGCAAAAAACCTCCTACTCTGGGTTGTTATAGCCCTAGTGTTGATGATGGTGTTTAATAATTTTGGTCCACGCACCGTCAGCGCACAGGCAATGGAATATTCAGAGTTTATTAGGAAAGTCCAACAAAACCAAGTAACAAGAGTCGTTATAGAAGGACGGACGATTAAAGGCTCAAGTGCTGATGGGCAAAGTTTCACGACCTATAATCCCGGTGATGATGGTTTAATCAATGACTTGCTTAAACACCAAGTGCAAATCGACTCTCGTGCGCCCGAACAACAATCACTGCTGATGCAAATATTCATCTCATGGTTTCCCATGTTGTTGTTATTTGGCATTCTTATTTTCTTCATGCGTCAAATGCAAGGTGGTGGTGGACGTGGGGCATTGTCTTTTGGCAAAAGTCGCGCACGTTTGATTGAAGAAGACCAAATTAAAGTAACCTTTGCAGATGTTGCAGGGGTGGAAGAAGCGAAAGAAGAAGTTTCTGAACTGGTCGATTTTCTCCGTGATCCGGGCAAGTTTCAAAACTTAGGCGGTAAAATTCCACGCGGTGTTTTAATGGTCGGCTCACCCGGTACAGGAAAAACACTATTAGCCCGCGCTATTGCAGGCGAGGCAAAAGTCCCTTTCTTCACGATTTCGGGTTCTGATTTCGTAGAAATGTTTGTCGGGGTTGGTGCGTCACGGGTACGCGACATGTTCGAGCAAGCGAAAAAACATGCGCCATGTATCATCTTTATTGATGAAATTGATGCGGTTGGTCGACATCGTGGTGCAGGTTTAGGCGGTGGGCATGATGAACGGGAACAAACTTTAAACCAATTGCTAGTTGAAATGGATGGTTTTGAAGGGACTGAAGGCGTTATCGTGATTGCTGCAACGAACCGCCCTGATGTATTAGACCCCGCGTTATTACGTCCGGGACGTTTTGACCGTCAAGTGGTTGTTCCTTTACCTGATATTCGTGGACGTGAGCAAATTCTTAAAGTTCACATGCGCAAAGTGCCTATTTCTGAAGATGTTGTGCCTAGTTTAATCGCCCGTGGCACGCCCGGTTTTTCGGGGGCGGATTTGGCTAATCTCGTGAATGAAGCGGCACTGTTTGCTGCACGTGCTAATAAGCGATTAGTTGAAATGGATGACTTTGAAAAAGCGAAAGATAAAGTCATGATGGGGGCAGAACGTCGCTCTATGGTCATGAGTGAAGATGAAAAACGCTTAACTGCTTATCATGAGGCAGGACACGCCATTGTTGGGCGACTAGTGCCTGAACATGACCCTGTGTACAAAGTGTCGATTATTCCGCGTGGTCGTGCGTTGGGTGTTACTTTCTTTTTACCCGAAGCTGACCGTTATAGTGCGAGTAAACAACGTTTAGAAAGCCAAATTTCTAGTTTATTTGGTGGACGGATTGCCGAAGAGTTAGTATTTGGGTCTGATTATGTAACAACAGGCGCATCTAATGATATTCACCGTGCAACGGAATTATCACGCAAGATGGTTACCAAATGGGGTTTATCCGAACGGATGGGGCCTTTAACCTATGGTGATGAAAGTGGAGAGGTTTTCTTAGGTCACACAGTGACACAACATAAAATGATGTCGGATGAAACCGCACATATTATTGATGAAGAAATTCGCTCTTTCATTGATCGTAATTATGAACGGGCAAAGAAAATTCTGACGGATAACACCGTGATTCTGCATAAGATGGCAGAGGCATTGATAAAGTATGAAACTATTGATGCAGAACAAATCGACGCGTTGATGATAGGACAAGAACCTAATCCCCCCAAAGATTGGGACGACCGTGGTAGCCGTAATAATAGACAAAAACCGGGTTCATCTGATGGAGAAGCAGGCTCTAATGTTTCTTTACACCCAAAAGAACCTGATAGTCCTATTGGTGGCCCTGCTAGCTTGCATTAA
- a CDS encoding AAA family ATPase: MNDRANLIFNPLYCQNEREVESKLIVSYLLPALGYQIDMWRQEKTVNRFRLDFLAIANQQTDLTNSVIIEAKHPQKNLNDHIEQLKQYMLEINTKYGLLTNGRELRIYEKTATTINLVFCCLGRDIENHIEQIKALIGKENLTPQFNPHKDKQPMKVIAVYHNKGGVGKTTTVINLAATLSKQGKRVLVIDLDSQANTTFATGLVNWGDEEKDTLKDCNIYHVLRHSDLFSIPEAVRQSRFTSHQIGVIPSHIHLMKYENELNQLDYSKIILIKKLAAVQNDYDVVIIDTPPSLNLYARVALITTDYLLIPSDLKPFANEGLENVKTFVKEINDFRAFMNRQPIQILGVLPSKISPHAKFGQSTLQNRMKTVESRYNINVLKDLVIYERDDLAKCVEQVLEIGNMEVADPRSVFDFNPKSKSVEEFEKLAAFVCQQIGLA; the protein is encoded by the coding sequence TTGAATGACCGAGCCAACCTCATTTTTAACCCCCTCTATTGCCAAAATGAACGCGAAGTAGAAAGTAAACTGATTGTCAGCTATTTACTCCCCGCATTAGGTTATCAAATAGATATGTGGCGACAAGAAAAAACGGTTAATCGCTTTCGTTTAGACTTTCTCGCCATTGCAAATCAGCAAACAGATTTGACAAACAGCGTCATTATTGAGGCAAAACACCCCCAAAAAAACCTAAACGACCATATCGAACAACTAAAGCAATATATGCTTGAGATTAATACAAAATATGGCTTGCTAACTAACGGTAGAGAACTTAGAATCTATGAAAAAACAGCCACTACCATTAATCTCGTTTTTTGCTGTCTTGGACGCGATATTGAAAACCACATTGAACAAATAAAAGCCCTAATCGGGAAAGAAAATCTTACTCCGCAATTTAATCCACACAAGGACAAACAACCGATGAAAGTGATTGCCGTTTATCACAATAAAGGTGGGGTTGGTAAAACCACGACTGTTATTAACCTCGCTGCAACGCTAAGTAAACAAGGGAAAAGAGTGCTAGTTATTGATTTAGATAGCCAAGCCAATACTACCTTTGCAACAGGTTTAGTCAATTGGGGTGATGAAGAAAAAGACACGCTAAAAGACTGTAATATCTATCATGTTCTTCGTCATAGCGATTTATTTTCCATTCCCGAAGCAGTTAGACAATCGCGTTTTACCAGTCATCAGATCGGTGTGATTCCTTCCCACATTCATTTAATGAAATACGAAAACGAATTAAATCAACTGGATTACAGCAAAATAATCCTGATTAAAAAATTAGCAGCCGTTCAAAATGACTACGATGTCGTTATCATCGATACCCCGCCATCACTCAATTTATACGCTCGAGTTGCGTTGATTACGACAGATTATTTACTGATTCCCTCTGACTTAAAACCGTTTGCTAACGAAGGCTTAGAAAATGTAAAAACCTTTGTTAAAGAAATTAATGATTTTCGTGCATTCATGAACCGTCAACCCATTCAAATTCTTGGCGTATTGCCCAGTAAAATTTCTCCCCATGCCAAATTTGGACAAAGTACCCTGCAAAACCGCATGAAAACGGTAGAAAGTCGTTATAACATTAACGTATTGAAAGACCTTGTTATTTATGAACGGGATGACCTTGCCAAATGTGTAGAACAAGTCTTAGAAATTGGCAACATGGAAGTTGCTGACCCACGCTCAGTATTTGATTTCAATCCAAAATCCAAATCAGTGGAGGAATTTGAAAAACTCGCTGCTTTCGTTTGTCAACAAATAGGCTTAGCGTAA
- a CDS encoding sigma-54-dependent transcriptional regulator — translation MSDNPTPLAEEEARPLRILLVDDDAFILTLMSAWLEDAGYEVATVESGEKAVLELPLFRPHLVVTDLRMDGMDGIALLKQIQDYNTILPVIMLSGSAQISDAVRATHQGVFEFLTKPVDPEDLFRCVQAALTHVGTANREEASEFAPEIIHRSAIMSNMLKQAHRVAKTRSNVFIGGATGTGKELLARAIHRASPRKDQVFLAINCGALSEQLLESELFGHEKGAFTGAVRKNLGLFQAANGGTLFLDEIGDMPANLQVKLLRTLQDGQVKSVGAVNSVTVDVRIISATHHDLEASVRRGEFREDLFYRLNVIPLYLPPLSQRREDISLLIDYFLTKQAQREAVEQVPRFSPEAMEYIIDLSWPGNVRQLQNVVEQCSVLCASPIIPLSLVKQALRDSETKFQTLTQARKEFDKNYLQRVMNMVAGDTLHAAHIAGCEPDDFKNLLREYAIDPLRYLKNQEEEKENSKRGENIHLQ, via the coding sequence ATGTCAGATAACCCCACTCCACTTGCAGAAGAAGAAGCTCGTCCACTGCGTATTTTATTAGTTGATGACGACGCTTTCATTTTAACCCTCATGTCCGCTTGGCTAGAAGATGCAGGTTATGAAGTTGCCACCGTTGAAAGTGGTGAAAAAGCCGTGTTAGAACTCCCCCTTTTCCGTCCCCATTTAGTCGTCACCGATTTACGCATGGATGGCATGGACGGCATTGCTTTATTAAAACAAATTCAAGATTATAACACCATATTACCCGTTATCATGTTAAGTGGTAGCGCGCAAATTTCTGATGCTGTCCGTGCAACGCATCAAGGTGTTTTCGAGTTTTTAACTAAACCTGTGGACCCTGAAGACCTTTTCCGCTGTGTACAAGCTGCATTAACCCATGTAGGCACTGCAAACAGAGAAGAAGCGTCAGAATTTGCCCCAGAAATTATTCACCGCAGTGCCATTATGTCCAATATGCTTAAGCAAGCGCATCGAGTGGCAAAAACCCGAAGCAATGTTTTTATTGGTGGAGCAACTGGTACGGGTAAAGAACTGCTCGCCCGTGCAATTCACCGCGCAAGCCCTCGTAAAGACCAAGTATTTTTAGCGATTAATTGTGGTGCCTTGTCCGAACAGCTCTTAGAATCCGAACTCTTTGGACATGAAAAAGGTGCATTTACAGGCGCAGTACGTAAAAACTTAGGACTGTTTCAAGCGGCAAATGGCGGTACTTTATTTTTAGATGAAATCGGTGATATGCCTGCTAATTTACAAGTAAAGTTATTACGTACGCTACAAGATGGACAAGTTAAATCCGTGGGAGCTGTCAACAGTGTTACGGTTGATGTACGAATTATTTCCGCAACTCACCACGATTTAGAAGCCTCTGTAAGACGAGGCGAATTCCGTGAAGATTTATTTTACCGCTTAAATGTCATTCCGCTCTATTTACCGCCTTTATCGCAACGACGCGAAGATATTTCCCTGCTAATCGACTATTTCCTGACCAAACAAGCCCAGCGTGAAGCCGTTGAACAAGTGCCACGTTTTTCCCCTGAAGCAATGGAATATATTATCGACCTATCATGGCCGGGTAATGTTCGCCAACTACAGAACGTGGTTGAACAATGTAGTGTTCTCTGCGCATCCCCCATTATCCCCCTTTCGCTGGTAAAACAAGCCTTACGTGACAGTGAAACTAAATTTCAAACCCTTACTCAAGCCCGTAAAGAATTTGATAAAAACTATTTGCAACGCGTGATGAATATGGTGGCAGGAGACACACTTCATGCAGCACACATTGCAGGATGTGAACCTGATGATTTTAAAAACTTGCTACGTGAATATGCTATAGACCCATTACGCTATTTAAAAAATCAGGAAGAAGAAAAGGAAAACAGTAAAAGAGGCGAAAATATCCATTTACAATAA
- a CDS encoding GGDEF domain-containing response regulator, with protein sequence MSHVPVQQSQLQQLFLLSVTDKRTDLINNMLLAEQQGWQGEAVEKLQQIVLRLMGASVYGFADISAIAHAVEQHLQADIIEDKADLYSSLKRLCDLLTIYAEQQNTDSLPSSTSLISPPALKHILYIDNKSIENETFVKQIENMGYHIIWCQDMNGLIQHIHLIKPDVILMDELTTASLAQIGTLLKTHFLTKIPCFFISYQDSVSSRLHAIAAGAIHYLPKPITPINVQTTFEQLSIAHSINYRVLLLEEPEDTQQPYHLALRAAYLHLQITNTASEMIDMLITFKPHLLLINLHNDIEQGIHLATLIRQEEVYLTIPIVFLTDEEMPEADLHSLLINGDGCLRLSIDPDYLVNYLLTRIQHAHRLETLLAYDGLTHLFNADMFRNRLLSNIANAERSGSPIALAMLDIDNFKQIIQKYGHWTGNNIIKQVAKLLRQRFRRGDLLGHYQGDRFVIALNDADMLSAQQVLEHLVEEIANSNVKINGVSLPLTLSVGIAYYPGHLHCEDGNSERDILQAAEKSVQEAKRRGHNQVVATSLEAIID encoded by the coding sequence ATGTCTCATGTTCCAGTGCAACAAAGCCAATTGCAACAGTTATTCTTACTTTCAGTAACAGATAAACGAACTGATTTAATTAATAATATGCTATTAGCGGAGCAACAAGGTTGGCAAGGAGAGGCAGTAGAAAAGTTGCAACAGATTGTATTGCGTTTGATGGGGGCAAGTGTTTATGGTTTTGCCGACATTAGTGCAATTGCACATGCCGTTGAACAGCATTTACAAGCAGACATTATTGAGGATAAAGCAGATTTATATTCAAGTTTAAAACGGTTATGTGATTTATTAACAATTTATGCAGAACAACAGAATACAGATTCTTTGCCCTCATCAACATCACTTATTTCCCCGCCCGCGCTTAAGCATATTCTGTACATAGATAATAAAAGTATAGAGAATGAAACCTTTGTAAAACAAATAGAAAATATGGGATATCATATTATTTGGTGTCAAGATATGAACGGGTTAATTCAACATATCCACCTTATAAAACCAGATGTTATCTTAATGGACGAACTGACAACCGCATCGCTTGCGCAAATTGGCACGTTGCTTAAAACCCATTTTTTAACAAAAATACCCTGTTTTTTCATCTCTTATCAAGATAGTGTGAGCAGTCGCCTCCATGCGATTGCGGCGGGTGCAATACATTATTTGCCCAAACCCATTACACCCATTAATGTGCAAACAACCTTTGAGCAGTTATCAATAGCCCACTCCATCAACTATCGTGTTCTTTTACTTGAAGAACCCGAAGATACACAACAACCCTATCATCTTGCTCTGCGTGCGGCTTATTTACATCTGCAAATCACCAATACCGCAAGCGAAATGATAGATATGCTAATTACATTTAAGCCACATTTACTATTGATTAACCTGCATAATGACATAGAACAAGGGATACATCTTGCTACACTGATTCGCCAAGAAGAAGTTTATTTAACCATACCGATTGTGTTCCTAACGGATGAAGAAATGCCTGAAGCCGATTTGCATTCTCTGCTTATTAATGGCGATGGCTGTTTACGGCTTTCTATTGACCCTGATTATTTAGTCAACTATCTCTTGACCCGTATTCAACATGCTCACCGTCTGGAAACATTGTTAGCCTATGATGGGTTAACCCATTTGTTTAACGCGGATATGTTTCGCAATCGGTTACTCTCCAATATTGCCAATGCAGAACGTTCAGGCAGCCCTATTGCACTTGCTATGCTAGACATAGATAATTTTAAACAAATTATTCAAAAATATGGTCATTGGACGGGTAATAATATAATCAAGCAAGTTGCTAAACTCTTACGACAACGGTTTCGTCGTGGCGATTTATTAGGACACTATCAAGGCGACCGCTTTGTTATCGCCTTAAACGATGCGGATATGCTTTCTGCACAACAAGTGCTTGAACATTTAGTAGAAGAAATTGCCAATAGCAATGTTAAAATTAACGGTGTCTCACTACCGCTCACGCTCAGTGTTGGTATTGCCTATTATCCCGGACACTTACACTGCGAGGATGGAAATAGTGAACGAGATATATTGCAAGCGGCTGAAAAATCAGTACAAGAAGCGAAGCGACGCGGGCATAATCAAGTCGTTGCGACCTCATTAGAAGCGATTATTGATTGA